One part of the Solanum dulcamara chromosome 8, daSolDulc1.2, whole genome shotgun sequence genome encodes these proteins:
- the LOC129899927 gene encoding uncharacterized protein LOC129899927, protein MNPLKCAFGVTSGKFLGFIVRHCGIEVNPTTIDSIQKMPAPKILRELHSLQGNLKAVKGQALTNFLADHPFLVDWEVLDEFSDKDALYIEELSTWTMFFDGIACRDGMGAGVVLISPKRLIFQFSFTLGETCSNNISEYQALIIGLEMASDMKITQLDIYGDSELIINQLLGSYEVKKEDFFSYHQYAVCLLQRFDHVFLNHVPREESHMADALAKLATIWHWERKN, encoded by the exons ATGAATCCACTCAAATGTGCATTTGGAGTTACTTCTGGAAAGTTTCTTGGCTTCATTGTACGCCACTGTGGAATTGAAGTTAATCCTACAACGATTGATTCTATTCAGAAAATGCCTGCTCCAAAAATTTTGAGAGAGCTTCATAGTTTACAAGGAAATTTG AAGGCTGTAAAAGGGCAAGCACTCACCAACTTTCTTGCTGATCACCCTTTTCTAGTAGACTGGGAGGTTTTAGATGAGTTCTCAGATAAAGATGCATTATACATTGAGGAACTATCAACATGGACGATGTTTTTTGATGGGATTGCATGTCGAGATGGTATGGGGGCAGGAGTTGTGCTTATATCCCCAAAAAGATTGATCTTTCAATTTTCATTTACTCTAGGTGAAACATGCTCCAATAATATCTCAGAATATCAAGCTCTGATTATTGGTCTTGAAATGGCATCGGACATGAAGATCACGCAATTGGATATTTATGGTGACTCTGAGCTaatcatcaatcaactcttGGGGAGTTATGAGGTAAAGAAAgaagattttttttcatatcatcAATATGCTGTCTGTTTGCTTCAAAGATTCGATCATGTGTTCTTAAACCATGTTCCAAGAGAAGAAAGTCACATGGCTGATGCTTTGGCTAAATTGGCTACAATATGGCATTGGGAGAGAAAGAATTAA